A window of Oncorhynchus kisutch isolate 150728-3 linkage group LG10, Okis_V2, whole genome shotgun sequence contains these coding sequences:
- the LOC109898118 gene encoding G-protein-signaling modulator 2 isoform X4 — protein sequence MGESEYTIIRMEMSCLELALKGERQCKVGDYYAGVSFFESAIQVGTEDLQILSAIYSQLGNAYFHLQEYSKALEYHCHDLTLTRTIGDELGEAKASGNLGNTLKVLGRFDEAVVCCQRHYDITRGMYDKVGQARALYNFGNVYYSKGKSICWTGAEPGEIPEEAKFALVKATEYYELNLSIVKDLADRAAQGRTYGNLGNAYYLLGNFQKTVGAHEQRLLIAKEFGDRAAERRAYCNLGNAYIFLGQFGVAAEHYKRTLQLARLLKDKAVEAQACYSLGNTYTLLRDYERAIDYHLKHLIIARELKDRVGEGRACWSLGNAHTALGNHQDAVHFAEKHLEISKETGDKNSEATARMNLSDLKLLLVLGQNPSSSLNTNSSSNFNSNSSVRTENLRKQNTLPGVKSEGRSNSMENLEVVGLSPEKTVEDWDEGVFRPPNPKSSMAKASSKLFFINRLRGKKHKKHSSPTRDGVLQDTRNKPTAPEMDTQKSEATIGGSDTLGDEGFFDLLSRFQGSRMEDQRCSLLDDQSSLIDPLSLSTTPPVAMRKLTTSACEANLEPGHFLDLLATSQGRRLDEQRASVGSSFPGLRLCSSNHSLSPPPTRSPLMTSTDQPQADDVFFDMLVKCQGSRLNDQRSTVPPLPTKGSTVPDEDFLSLILRSQANRMDEQRVPLPPSSDAVPSQPCPD from the exons GATGGAGATGTCCTGTCTGGAGCTGGCCCTGAAGGGAGAGAGGCAGTGTAAGGTGGGGGATTACTATGCTGGGGTTTCCTTCTTTGAGTCGGCCATCCAGGTGGGCACAGAGGACCTCCAGATCCTCAGCGCAATCTACAGCCAGCTGGGCAATGCCTACTTTCACCTGCAGGAGTACAGCAAGGCTCTGGAATACCACTGCCATGACCTCAccctcaccag AACCATTGGGGATGAACTTGGAGAAGCAAAAGCCAGTGGCAACCTTGGAAACACCCTGAAGGTTCTGGGACGGTTTGATGAAGCAGTGGTCTGTTGCCAAAGACACTATGACATTACCAGAGGGATGTACGATAAG gttgggCAGGCCCGAGCGCTGTATAATTTTGGCAACGTTTACTACTCCAAGGGGAAGAGTATCTGCTGGACTGGAGCAGAGCCAGGAGAAATCCCAGAGGAGGCCAAGTTTGCGCTAGTCAAAGCCACAGAGTATTACGA ATTAAACCTGTCCATTGTGAAGGACTTGGCGGATCGGGCAGCACAGGGACGAACCTATGGTAACCTAGGTAACGCATACTATCTGCTCGGAAACTTCCAGAAAACTGTGGGGGCCCATGAACAG CGTCTCCTCATCGCTAAGGAGTTTGGCGACAGGGCGGCTGAGAGGAGGGCCTACTGTAACCTAGGGAACGCCTACATATTCCTGGGCCAGTTTGGAGTGGCAGCTGAACATTACAA GAGGACTCTGCAACTGGCCAGGCTGCTGAAGGACAAGGCTGTGGAGGCTCAGGCCTGTTACAGCCTGGGGAACACCTACACACTGCTGCGTGACTACGAGAGAGCCATCGACTACCACCTCAAACACCTCATCATCGCACGGGAGCTCAAGGACAG AGTCGGGGAGGGAAGAGCGTGCTGGAGTTTAGGAAATGCCCACACGGCCCTGGGGAATCATCAGGATGCCGTTCACTTTGCTGAGAAACATCTGGAGATATCCAAAGAG ACTGGAGACAAAAATAGCGAGGCAACAGCCAGGATGAACTTGTCAGACCTGAAGTTATTGCTGGTTCTGGGACAGAACCCAAGCTCAAGCCTCAACACCAACAGCAGCTCCAACTTTAACAGCAACAGCTCTGTTCGGACTGAGAACCTCAGGAAGCAGAATACCTTACCAG GCGTTAAGTCAGAAGGAAGGAGTAACAGTATGGAGAACTTGGAGGTGGTAGGACTGAGTCCTGAAAAAACTGTGGAG GACTGGGACGAAGGCGTGTTCAGGCCTCCTAATCCTAAATCCAGCATGGCCAAGGCCTCCTCCAAGCTGTTCTTTATCAACCGGCTCAGAGGGAAGAAACACAAGAAGCACAGCTCTCCTACCAGAGACGGAGTTCTCCAGGACACCAGGAACAAACCCACAGCCCCAGAGATGGACACACAGAAGTCAGAAGCCACG ATTGGAGGTTCTGACACTCTGGGTGATGAAGGCTTCTTTGACCTCCTAAGTCGTTTCCAGGGCAGCAGAATGGAAGACCAAAGATGCTCCTTATTGGACGACCAGAGCAGTCTCATcgacccactctctctctctaccaccccaccTGTAGCCATGAGGAAAT TAACTACTTCTGCGTGCGAGGCCAACCTGGAGCCTGGGCATTTCCTGGACCTGCTGGCCACCTCCCAGGGCCGTCGGCTGGACGAGCAGAGAGCCAGCGTGGGCAGCAGCTTCCCCGGTCTACGTCTCTGCAGCTCCAATCATTCCCTCAGTCCCCCCCCCACGCGCAGTCCCCTGATGACCAGTACTGACCAGCCTCAGGCTGATGACGTTTTCTTCGACATGCTAGTCAAGTGCCAG GGTTCTAGACTGAATGACCAGCGGTCTACAGTGCCCCCTCTCCCCACTAAGGGTTCTACTGTCCCAGACGAGGACTTCTTAAGCCTCATCCTGCGATCCCAGGCCAACAGGATGGACGAGCAGCGGGTCCCACTACCTCCCAGCTCTGATGCTGTCCCTAGCCAGCCCTGCCCAGACTGA
- the LOC109898118 gene encoding G-protein-signaling modulator 2 isoform X3 translates to MGESEYTIIRMEMSCLELALKGERQCKVGDYYAGVSFFESAIQVGTEDLQILSAIYSQLGNAYFHLQEYSKALEYHCHDLTLTRTIGDELGEAKASGNLGNTLKVLGRFDEAVVCCQRHYDITRGMYDKVGQARALYNFGNVYYSKGKSICWTGAEPGEIPEEAKFALVKATEYYELNLSIVKDLADRAAQGRTYGNLGNAYYLLGNFQKTVGAHEQRLLIAKEFGDRAAERRAYCNLGNAYIFLGQFGVAAEHYKRTLQLARLLKDKAVEAQACYSLGNTYTLLRDYERAIDYHLKHLIIARELKDRVGEGRACWSLGNAHTALGNHQDAVHFAEKHLEISKEVYCLTGDKNSEATARMNLSDLKLLLVLGQNPSSSLNTNSSSNFNSNSSVRTENLRKQNTLPGVKSEGRSNSMENLEVVGLSPEKTVEDWDEGVFRPPNPKSSMAKASSKLFFINRLRGKKHKKHSSPTRDGVLQDTRNKPTAPEMDTQKSEATIGGSDTLGDEGFFDLLSRFQGSRMEDQRCSLLDDQSSLIDPLSLSTTPPVAMRKLTTSACEANLEPGHFLDLLATSQGRRLDEQRASVGSSFPGLRLCSSNHSLSPPPTRSPLMTSTDQPQADDVFFDMLVKCQGSRLNDQRSTVPPLPTKGSTVPDEDFLSLILRSQANRMDEQRVPLPPSSDAVPSQPCPD, encoded by the exons GATGGAGATGTCCTGTCTGGAGCTGGCCCTGAAGGGAGAGAGGCAGTGTAAGGTGGGGGATTACTATGCTGGGGTTTCCTTCTTTGAGTCGGCCATCCAGGTGGGCACAGAGGACCTCCAGATCCTCAGCGCAATCTACAGCCAGCTGGGCAATGCCTACTTTCACCTGCAGGAGTACAGCAAGGCTCTGGAATACCACTGCCATGACCTCAccctcaccag AACCATTGGGGATGAACTTGGAGAAGCAAAAGCCAGTGGCAACCTTGGAAACACCCTGAAGGTTCTGGGACGGTTTGATGAAGCAGTGGTCTGTTGCCAAAGACACTATGACATTACCAGAGGGATGTACGATAAG gttgggCAGGCCCGAGCGCTGTATAATTTTGGCAACGTTTACTACTCCAAGGGGAAGAGTATCTGCTGGACTGGAGCAGAGCCAGGAGAAATCCCAGAGGAGGCCAAGTTTGCGCTAGTCAAAGCCACAGAGTATTACGA ATTAAACCTGTCCATTGTGAAGGACTTGGCGGATCGGGCAGCACAGGGACGAACCTATGGTAACCTAGGTAACGCATACTATCTGCTCGGAAACTTCCAGAAAACTGTGGGGGCCCATGAACAG CGTCTCCTCATCGCTAAGGAGTTTGGCGACAGGGCGGCTGAGAGGAGGGCCTACTGTAACCTAGGGAACGCCTACATATTCCTGGGCCAGTTTGGAGTGGCAGCTGAACATTACAA GAGGACTCTGCAACTGGCCAGGCTGCTGAAGGACAAGGCTGTGGAGGCTCAGGCCTGTTACAGCCTGGGGAACACCTACACACTGCTGCGTGACTACGAGAGAGCCATCGACTACCACCTCAAACACCTCATCATCGCACGGGAGCTCAAGGACAG AGTCGGGGAGGGAAGAGCGTGCTGGAGTTTAGGAAATGCCCACACGGCCCTGGGGAATCATCAGGATGCCGTTCACTTTGCTGAGAAACATCTGGAGATATCCAAAGAGGTCTACTGCCTG ACTGGAGACAAAAATAGCGAGGCAACAGCCAGGATGAACTTGTCAGACCTGAAGTTATTGCTGGTTCTGGGACAGAACCCAAGCTCAAGCCTCAACACCAACAGCAGCTCCAACTTTAACAGCAACAGCTCTGTTCGGACTGAGAACCTCAGGAAGCAGAATACCTTACCAG GCGTTAAGTCAGAAGGAAGGAGTAACAGTATGGAGAACTTGGAGGTGGTAGGACTGAGTCCTGAAAAAACTGTGGAG GACTGGGACGAAGGCGTGTTCAGGCCTCCTAATCCTAAATCCAGCATGGCCAAGGCCTCCTCCAAGCTGTTCTTTATCAACCGGCTCAGAGGGAAGAAACACAAGAAGCACAGCTCTCCTACCAGAGACGGAGTTCTCCAGGACACCAGGAACAAACCCACAGCCCCAGAGATGGACACACAGAAGTCAGAAGCCACG ATTGGAGGTTCTGACACTCTGGGTGATGAAGGCTTCTTTGACCTCCTAAGTCGTTTCCAGGGCAGCAGAATGGAAGACCAAAGATGCTCCTTATTGGACGACCAGAGCAGTCTCATcgacccactctctctctctaccaccccaccTGTAGCCATGAGGAAAT TAACTACTTCTGCGTGCGAGGCCAACCTGGAGCCTGGGCATTTCCTGGACCTGCTGGCCACCTCCCAGGGCCGTCGGCTGGACGAGCAGAGAGCCAGCGTGGGCAGCAGCTTCCCCGGTCTACGTCTCTGCAGCTCCAATCATTCCCTCAGTCCCCCCCCCACGCGCAGTCCCCTGATGACCAGTACTGACCAGCCTCAGGCTGATGACGTTTTCTTCGACATGCTAGTCAAGTGCCAG GGTTCTAGACTGAATGACCAGCGGTCTACAGTGCCCCCTCTCCCCACTAAGGGTTCTACTGTCCCAGACGAGGACTTCTTAAGCCTCATCCTGCGATCCCAGGCCAACAGGATGGACGAGCAGCGGGTCCCACTACCTCCCAGCTCTGATGCTGTCCCTAGCCAGCCCTGCCCAGACTGA
- the LOC109898118 gene encoding G-protein-signaling modulator 2 isoform X1 encodes MGESEYTIIRMEMSCLELALKGERQCKVGDYYAGVSFFESAIQVGTEDLQILSAIYSQLGNAYFHLQEYSKALEYHCHDLTLTRTIGDELGEAKASGNLGNTLKVLGRFDEAVVCCQRHYDITRGMYDKVGQARALYNFGNVYYSKGKSICWTGAEPGEIPEEAKFALVKATEYYELNLSIVKDLADRAAQGRTYGNLGNAYYLLGNFQKTVGAHEQRLLIAKEFGDRAAERRAYCNLGNAYIFLGQFGVAAEHYKRTLQLARLLKDKAVEAQACYSLGNTYTLLRDYERAIDYHLKHLIIARELKDRVGEGRACWSLGNAHTALGNHQDAVHFAEKHLEISKEVYCLTGDKNSEATARMNLSDLKLLLVLGQNPSSSLNTNSSSNFNSNSSVRTENLRKQNTLPGVKSEGRSNSMENLEVVGLSPEKTVEDWDEGVFRPPNPKSSMAKASSKLFFINRLRGKKHKKHSSPTRDGVLQDTRNKPTAPEMDTQKSEATVASTVERGLHSSIGGSDTLGDEGFFDLLSRFQGSRMEDQRCSLLDDQSSLIDPLSLSTTPPVAMRKLTTSACEANLEPGHFLDLLATSQGRRLDEQRASVGSSFPGLRLCSSNHSLSPPPTRSPLMTSTDQPQADDVFFDMLVKCQGSRLNDQRSTVPPLPTKGSTVPDEDFLSLILRSQANRMDEQRVPLPPSSDAVPSQPCPD; translated from the exons GATGGAGATGTCCTGTCTGGAGCTGGCCCTGAAGGGAGAGAGGCAGTGTAAGGTGGGGGATTACTATGCTGGGGTTTCCTTCTTTGAGTCGGCCATCCAGGTGGGCACAGAGGACCTCCAGATCCTCAGCGCAATCTACAGCCAGCTGGGCAATGCCTACTTTCACCTGCAGGAGTACAGCAAGGCTCTGGAATACCACTGCCATGACCTCAccctcaccag AACCATTGGGGATGAACTTGGAGAAGCAAAAGCCAGTGGCAACCTTGGAAACACCCTGAAGGTTCTGGGACGGTTTGATGAAGCAGTGGTCTGTTGCCAAAGACACTATGACATTACCAGAGGGATGTACGATAAG gttgggCAGGCCCGAGCGCTGTATAATTTTGGCAACGTTTACTACTCCAAGGGGAAGAGTATCTGCTGGACTGGAGCAGAGCCAGGAGAAATCCCAGAGGAGGCCAAGTTTGCGCTAGTCAAAGCCACAGAGTATTACGA ATTAAACCTGTCCATTGTGAAGGACTTGGCGGATCGGGCAGCACAGGGACGAACCTATGGTAACCTAGGTAACGCATACTATCTGCTCGGAAACTTCCAGAAAACTGTGGGGGCCCATGAACAG CGTCTCCTCATCGCTAAGGAGTTTGGCGACAGGGCGGCTGAGAGGAGGGCCTACTGTAACCTAGGGAACGCCTACATATTCCTGGGCCAGTTTGGAGTGGCAGCTGAACATTACAA GAGGACTCTGCAACTGGCCAGGCTGCTGAAGGACAAGGCTGTGGAGGCTCAGGCCTGTTACAGCCTGGGGAACACCTACACACTGCTGCGTGACTACGAGAGAGCCATCGACTACCACCTCAAACACCTCATCATCGCACGGGAGCTCAAGGACAG AGTCGGGGAGGGAAGAGCGTGCTGGAGTTTAGGAAATGCCCACACGGCCCTGGGGAATCATCAGGATGCCGTTCACTTTGCTGAGAAACATCTGGAGATATCCAAAGAGGTCTACTGCCTG ACTGGAGACAAAAATAGCGAGGCAACAGCCAGGATGAACTTGTCAGACCTGAAGTTATTGCTGGTTCTGGGACAGAACCCAAGCTCAAGCCTCAACACCAACAGCAGCTCCAACTTTAACAGCAACAGCTCTGTTCGGACTGAGAACCTCAGGAAGCAGAATACCTTACCAG GCGTTAAGTCAGAAGGAAGGAGTAACAGTATGGAGAACTTGGAGGTGGTAGGACTGAGTCCTGAAAAAACTGTGGAG GACTGGGACGAAGGCGTGTTCAGGCCTCCTAATCCTAAATCCAGCATGGCCAAGGCCTCCTCCAAGCTGTTCTTTATCAACCGGCTCAGAGGGAAGAAACACAAGAAGCACAGCTCTCCTACCAGAGACGGAGTTCTCCAGGACACCAGGAACAAACCCACAGCCCCAGAGATGGACACACAGAAGTCAGAAGCCACGGTAGCTTCGACCGTAGAGAGAGGCCTACATAGTAGC ATTGGAGGTTCTGACACTCTGGGTGATGAAGGCTTCTTTGACCTCCTAAGTCGTTTCCAGGGCAGCAGAATGGAAGACCAAAGATGCTCCTTATTGGACGACCAGAGCAGTCTCATcgacccactctctctctctaccaccccaccTGTAGCCATGAGGAAAT TAACTACTTCTGCGTGCGAGGCCAACCTGGAGCCTGGGCATTTCCTGGACCTGCTGGCCACCTCCCAGGGCCGTCGGCTGGACGAGCAGAGAGCCAGCGTGGGCAGCAGCTTCCCCGGTCTACGTCTCTGCAGCTCCAATCATTCCCTCAGTCCCCCCCCCACGCGCAGTCCCCTGATGACCAGTACTGACCAGCCTCAGGCTGATGACGTTTTCTTCGACATGCTAGTCAAGTGCCAG GGTTCTAGACTGAATGACCAGCGGTCTACAGTGCCCCCTCTCCCCACTAAGGGTTCTACTGTCCCAGACGAGGACTTCTTAAGCCTCATCCTGCGATCCCAGGCCAACAGGATGGACGAGCAGCGGGTCCCACTACCTCCCAGCTCTGATGCTGTCCCTAGCCAGCCCTGCCCAGACTGA
- the LOC109898118 gene encoding G-protein-signaling modulator 2 isoform X2, with protein MGESEYTIIRMEMSCLELALKGERQCKVGDYYAGVSFFESAIQVGTEDLQILSAIYSQLGNAYFHLQEYSKALEYHCHDLTLTRTIGDELGEAKASGNLGNTLKVLGRFDEAVVCCQRHYDITRGMYDKVGQARALYNFGNVYYSKGKSICWTGAEPGEIPEEAKFALVKATEYYELNLSIVKDLADRAAQGRTYGNLGNAYYLLGNFQKTVGAHEQRLLIAKEFGDRAAERRAYCNLGNAYIFLGQFGVAAEHYKRTLQLARLLKDKAVEAQACYSLGNTYTLLRDYERAIDYHLKHLIIARELKDRVGEGRACWSLGNAHTALGNHQDAVHFAEKHLEISKETGDKNSEATARMNLSDLKLLLVLGQNPSSSLNTNSSSNFNSNSSVRTENLRKQNTLPGVKSEGRSNSMENLEVVGLSPEKTVEDWDEGVFRPPNPKSSMAKASSKLFFINRLRGKKHKKHSSPTRDGVLQDTRNKPTAPEMDTQKSEATVASTVERGLHSSIGGSDTLGDEGFFDLLSRFQGSRMEDQRCSLLDDQSSLIDPLSLSTTPPVAMRKLTTSACEANLEPGHFLDLLATSQGRRLDEQRASVGSSFPGLRLCSSNHSLSPPPTRSPLMTSTDQPQADDVFFDMLVKCQGSRLNDQRSTVPPLPTKGSTVPDEDFLSLILRSQANRMDEQRVPLPPSSDAVPSQPCPD; from the exons GATGGAGATGTCCTGTCTGGAGCTGGCCCTGAAGGGAGAGAGGCAGTGTAAGGTGGGGGATTACTATGCTGGGGTTTCCTTCTTTGAGTCGGCCATCCAGGTGGGCACAGAGGACCTCCAGATCCTCAGCGCAATCTACAGCCAGCTGGGCAATGCCTACTTTCACCTGCAGGAGTACAGCAAGGCTCTGGAATACCACTGCCATGACCTCAccctcaccag AACCATTGGGGATGAACTTGGAGAAGCAAAAGCCAGTGGCAACCTTGGAAACACCCTGAAGGTTCTGGGACGGTTTGATGAAGCAGTGGTCTGTTGCCAAAGACACTATGACATTACCAGAGGGATGTACGATAAG gttgggCAGGCCCGAGCGCTGTATAATTTTGGCAACGTTTACTACTCCAAGGGGAAGAGTATCTGCTGGACTGGAGCAGAGCCAGGAGAAATCCCAGAGGAGGCCAAGTTTGCGCTAGTCAAAGCCACAGAGTATTACGA ATTAAACCTGTCCATTGTGAAGGACTTGGCGGATCGGGCAGCACAGGGACGAACCTATGGTAACCTAGGTAACGCATACTATCTGCTCGGAAACTTCCAGAAAACTGTGGGGGCCCATGAACAG CGTCTCCTCATCGCTAAGGAGTTTGGCGACAGGGCGGCTGAGAGGAGGGCCTACTGTAACCTAGGGAACGCCTACATATTCCTGGGCCAGTTTGGAGTGGCAGCTGAACATTACAA GAGGACTCTGCAACTGGCCAGGCTGCTGAAGGACAAGGCTGTGGAGGCTCAGGCCTGTTACAGCCTGGGGAACACCTACACACTGCTGCGTGACTACGAGAGAGCCATCGACTACCACCTCAAACACCTCATCATCGCACGGGAGCTCAAGGACAG AGTCGGGGAGGGAAGAGCGTGCTGGAGTTTAGGAAATGCCCACACGGCCCTGGGGAATCATCAGGATGCCGTTCACTTTGCTGAGAAACATCTGGAGATATCCAAAGAG ACTGGAGACAAAAATAGCGAGGCAACAGCCAGGATGAACTTGTCAGACCTGAAGTTATTGCTGGTTCTGGGACAGAACCCAAGCTCAAGCCTCAACACCAACAGCAGCTCCAACTTTAACAGCAACAGCTCTGTTCGGACTGAGAACCTCAGGAAGCAGAATACCTTACCAG GCGTTAAGTCAGAAGGAAGGAGTAACAGTATGGAGAACTTGGAGGTGGTAGGACTGAGTCCTGAAAAAACTGTGGAG GACTGGGACGAAGGCGTGTTCAGGCCTCCTAATCCTAAATCCAGCATGGCCAAGGCCTCCTCCAAGCTGTTCTTTATCAACCGGCTCAGAGGGAAGAAACACAAGAAGCACAGCTCTCCTACCAGAGACGGAGTTCTCCAGGACACCAGGAACAAACCCACAGCCCCAGAGATGGACACACAGAAGTCAGAAGCCACGGTAGCTTCGACCGTAGAGAGAGGCCTACATAGTAGC ATTGGAGGTTCTGACACTCTGGGTGATGAAGGCTTCTTTGACCTCCTAAGTCGTTTCCAGGGCAGCAGAATGGAAGACCAAAGATGCTCCTTATTGGACGACCAGAGCAGTCTCATcgacccactctctctctctaccaccccaccTGTAGCCATGAGGAAAT TAACTACTTCTGCGTGCGAGGCCAACCTGGAGCCTGGGCATTTCCTGGACCTGCTGGCCACCTCCCAGGGCCGTCGGCTGGACGAGCAGAGAGCCAGCGTGGGCAGCAGCTTCCCCGGTCTACGTCTCTGCAGCTCCAATCATTCCCTCAGTCCCCCCCCCACGCGCAGTCCCCTGATGACCAGTACTGACCAGCCTCAGGCTGATGACGTTTTCTTCGACATGCTAGTCAAGTGCCAG GGTTCTAGACTGAATGACCAGCGGTCTACAGTGCCCCCTCTCCCCACTAAGGGTTCTACTGTCCCAGACGAGGACTTCTTAAGCCTCATCCTGCGATCCCAGGCCAACAGGATGGACGAGCAGCGGGTCCCACTACCTCCCAGCTCTGATGCTGTCCCTAGCCAGCCCTGCCCAGACTGA